One part of the Botrytis cinerea B05.10 chromosome 8, complete sequence genome encodes these proteins:
- the Bcprp19 gene encoding Bcprp19, whose translation MLCSISGEAPQHPVASSKSGNVFEKRLIESYISENHKDPVTGEDLEIADLIDLKSAKIVTPRPPTLTSIPSLLSTFQNEWDALALESFTIRQQLHQTRQELSTALYQHDAAVRVIARLTKERDEARDALSKVSIGAGNAGNGDAMQVDTQGLPENLANLVDTTQAELSKSRRKRPVPKGWATTEDIGQFTITSTSEPLYPGCVSLAQTEDQLIVGGSKGEAGVYSLTEQKITKSFEAGGPVTGAAFYKSTPIVSTAKGEVKVFGDEEHTFTSHAGAVNALALHPSGEILASVGIDKSFVFYDLSEKAAVTQIYADSELKTAAFHPDGHLFAAGGADGQIKLFHVKTGESAGVNFEIDGPVQDVAFSENGIWFAAVAKGSTSVVIFDIRKEGKAAEAKILEIGGPVDAIQWDYTGQFLAASGPRGLTISQYTKSTKSWSDALSVAVPATAVQWGEEAKSLITVDSDGVVNVLGAVPA comes from the exons ATGTTGTGCTCAA TATCTGGAGAAGCCCCACAGCACCCGGTTGCTTCATCGAAATCAG GCAACGTTTTCGAAAAACGACTTATCGAATCATATATCTCGGAAAACCATAAGGATCCAGTTACGGGAGAAGACCTCGAAATCGCAGATCTAATCGACCTCAAATCCGCCAAAATTGTCACTCCTAGACCTCCAACTCTCACATCGattccttctctcctttccactttccaaaATGAATGGGATGCATTAGCATTGGAGAGCTTTACAATAAGACAGCAATTACATCAGACGCGACAGGAGCTGTCGACAGCATTATATCAACATGATGCAGCTGTAAGGGTTATTGCGCGGTTGACgaaggagagagatgaggCTAGAGATGCGTTGAGCAAGGTTTCAATTGGTGCAGGAAATGCAGGAAACGGCGACGCTATGCAGGTTGATACTCAAGGTCTTCCAGAGAATTTGGCGAATCTGGTTGATACTACACAAGCCGA ACTTTCCAAAAGCCGCCGAAAGCGACCCGTTCCAAAAGGATGGGCTACCACTGAAGATATTGGCCAATTTACGATCACTTCTACTTCAGAACCTCTATACCCTGGATGCGTTTCACTCGCTCAGACCGAAGATCAGTTAATTGTTGGTGGATCGAAAGGAGAGGCAGGTGTCTATTCTTTGACTGAACAAAAGATTACAAAGTCATTTGAAGCCGGAGGACCAGTCACGGGAGCTGCTTTCTATAAAAGCACACCCATTGTATCTACTGCAAAGGGAGAGGTGAAGGtatttggagatgaagagcaTACATTTACATCACATGCTGGAGCGGTGAATGCTCTTGCATTGCATCCAAGTGGTGAAATTTTAGCCTCTGTCGGTATCGACAAGAGCTTTGTTTTCTATGACTTGTCTGAGAAAGCGGCAGTCACACAGATTTATGCAGATTCAG AACTTAAAACGGCAGCTTTCCATCCAGATGGACATCTTTTTGCAGCTGGCGGCGCTGATGGACAGATTAAGTTATTCCATGTCAAGACAGGAGAAAGCGCTGGTGtaaatttcgaaattgatgGGCCAGTTCAGGATGTCGCCTTTTCTGAGAACGGTATATGGTTTGCGGCAGTCGCCAAAGGATCTACTAGTGTtgtgatttttgatattcgaaaagaaggaaaggcCGCAGAGGCAAAGATTCTAGAAATCGGTGGACCAGTTGATGCTATCCAATGGGATTACACTGGTCAATTTTTGGCAGCTTCCGGGCCAAGAGGGCTTACAATCTCCCAATACACCAAATCTACTAAATCCTGGTCGGACGCTTTGAGCGTAGCTGTTCCAGCAACTGCAGTACAATGGGGCGAGGAGGCGAAGAGTTTGATCACTGTTGATAGTGATGGGGTTGTGAATGTCCTTGGTGCAGTGCCTGCATGA